One Tachypleus tridentatus isolate NWPU-2018 chromosome 3, ASM421037v1, whole genome shotgun sequence DNA window includes the following coding sequences:
- the LOC143247158 gene encoding nephrocystin-1-like, translating to MATSQSKSRPKSVVPRQGKSKISSDDDGYSETSSSSEEDLEEEETINEEVEEVVSEEEQYPDRSFSVPGHVFEALCDFTGEEEGDLSFKSGDLLTVLSIRDDGWWEAANAEGCKGLIPSTYMKMCNKNTESNISGSNVPQKKSVELWHGIQKALKEPSAPDVLSALDALPSGFQTSYLSKLLEENDNYSTSSYLVPKLSNSGLSFYDIFWDPVKETIKPCHVKIERLVTIIACRKIPLPSVGTEVLSQHVYLCLHDGDKVLSNIHIVRTKLDPKNPEQWSFSSKLSQGASGEEESQCFVRTSNTSTTVGIIFEPCLKYKSLSTGEEEEVSCGWVFVRLLDDSGRPVANVTKAFHIHGGNPFEKDILVNPSHQKNLGNSLKALILKTQEPRLVIRLSEPRGELSEQLSFLPDMLIGPKGDVSLLTVYRHCLAETIAETRLGANCADSLHSPLLNTFPQLLKRRNIFDLFKNKWIDILKSQKRNIRKDMKKQSILFTQVFLEKAYIITHCDSMSDSKLSNSQVEEINWKNVNQLDLLCHERGPLGIALSSYVNHSPFEIDELTLDIVRNSFPSEECK from the coding sequence ATGGCTACTTCTCAAAGTAAAAGTAGGCCTAAATCTGTAGTACCTAGACAAGGTAAATCAAAAATTTCAAGCGATGACGATGGTTATTCAGAAACTAGTAGTAGTAGTGAAGAAGACCTGGAAGAGGAAGAAACAATTAATGAAGAAGTTGAGGAAGTAGTATCAGAGGAAGAACAATATCCTGATAGGTCTTTTTCAGTTCCTGGTCATGTGTTTGAAGCGTTATGCGATTTTACAGGTGAGGAAGAAGGTGACCTCAGTTTTAAATCGGGTGACTTGCTTACTGTACTTAGTATTCGAGATGATGGATGGTGGGAAGCAGCAAATGCAGAAGGTTGTAAAGGCCTCATTCCATCTACTTACATGAAgatgtgtaataaaaatactgaatCAAATATAAGTGGTAGTAACGTGCCCCAGAAGAAATCGGTTGAGTTATGGCATGGAATACAAAAAGCACTAAAGGAGCCCAGTGCACCTGATGTTCTTTCAGCTCTTGATGCTTTACCCTCAGGGTTTCAAACTTCGTATTTATCTAAATTACTGGAAGAAAATGATAACTATTCTACTTCTTCATATTTAGTTCCAAAACTCAGCAACTCAGGCTTGTCATTTTATGACATATTCTGGGATCCTGTTAAAGAAACTATAAAGCCCTGTCATGTAAAAATTGAACGTTTGGTAACTATTATTGCTTGTAGAAAGATACCACTGCCTAGTGTAGGAACAGAAGTTTTAAGCCAGCATGTATATTTGTGTCTTCATGATGGAGATAAAGTTTTGAGCAATATTCATATAGTTAGAACAAAACTGGATCCTAAAAACCCAGAACAATGGTCTTTCAGCTCTAAACTCTCACAAGGTGCATCTGGTGAAGAAGAAAGCCAATGTTTTGTAAGAACATCAAATACTTCAACAACAGTTGGAATTATTTTTGAACCCTGTTTAAAATATAAGAGTCTTAGCACTGGAGAAGAAGAAGAAGTTAGTTGTGGTTGGGTGTTTGTTCGCCTTTTAGATGACTCTGGAAGACCTGTTGCCAATGTAACAAAAGCATTTCATATACATGGTGGTAATCCATTTGAGAAAGATATACTTGTAAATCCCAGTCATCAGAAAAACTTGGGAAATTCACTTAAAGCTTTAATATTGAAAACACAAGAACCAAGACTAGTAATAAGACTTTCTGAACCACGAGGAGAACTGAGCGAACAGTTGAGTTTTCTTCCAGATATGTTAATTGGACCTAAAGGTGATGTATCACTGTTGACTGTATACAGACACTGCCTTGCAGAAACTATTGCAGAGACTCGTCTAGGAGCCAACTGTGCTGATTCTTTACATTCACCGTTGTTAAATACATTTCCTCAGTTGCTGAAACgtagaaatatatttgatttattcaaaaataagtGGATTGATATACTTAAAAGTCAGAAACGAAATATTAGAAAGGAcatgaaaaaacagtcaatactCTTTACCCAAGTGTTTCTTGAAAAAGCATACATAATTACACATTGTGATTCCATGTCAGACAGCAAATTAAGTAATTCACAAGTGGAAGAAATAAACTGGAAGAATGTGAATCAACTGGACTTATTGTGCCATGAAAGGGGTCCACTTGGAATTGCTTTGTCATCTTATGTGAATCATAGTCCATTTGAGATAGATGAATTGACTCTGGATATTGTTAGGAACAGCTTTCCATCAGAAGAATGTAAATGA
- the LOC143247160 gene encoding uncharacterized protein LOC143247160: MYPDLLSSIVPVPHYPELCVHTLPERKQPSSEESRISEEVDLEDPDYTFRGAAGERNPYYPNQRDLSDFIRYFGLTKSNAELLTSRLKEWDLLDKIVQIASQRKCHQHFSSFFTRLDGLCFCHNISGLCVTIGIAYNLNEWHLFIYRSSRSLKAVLPHNWNKYLFFSSGSIGAPQRGIQ; this comes from the coding sequence atgtatccagaccttcTATCATCCATTGTCCCAGTGCCACACTACCCTGAGCTCTGTGTAcacactctgccagagagaaagcagccatcctcagaagagagcagaaTATCAGAAGAGGTAGAtcttgaagatccagattacactttcagaggtgcagctggtgagagaaacccatactaccccaatcAAAGAGACCTCAGTGACTTCATCAGATattttggtctaacaaagtctaatgctgagcttttgacatctaggctcaaggagtgggatttgttagataaaaTTGTGCAAATTGCAAGTCAGAGGAAGTGTCACCaacatttttcaagtttcttcACTCGTctagatgggctctgcttctgccacaatatATCCGGTCTGTGCGTGACAATTGGAATTGCTTATAACCTGAATGAGTGGCACCTTTTCATTTATAggtcatccagaagcctcaaagctgtgctgcccCATAACTGGAATAAGTATCTGTTTTTTTCATCTGGCTCaattggtgcacctcaaagaggaatacaatag